In Salinigranum marinum, one DNA window encodes the following:
- a CDS encoding SDR family NAD(P)-dependent oxidoreductase gives MTVLVTGAASGIGRATATRLAARGHRVVGVDVDAEGLASLPPTVETRVADVTDESRVREVLPSDLDALVNCAATYELGAVEDADWDRVEAQFRVNVFGTLAVTRAALPRLRENGGRVVTLSSVLGRASLPLHGVYAGTKHALEGIFDALRAEQSAVDVVLVEPGAVGTGLNERAKAALRGYDDSPHRALYDRVDARYDPGGVPPERVARVVVDAVESASPAARYPVTGQARLLLACRALLPERVYDRLALARVRNPSVLRAAAALLVDAGRRALRRRE, from the coding sequence ATGACCGTTCTCGTCACCGGCGCCGCCTCGGGCATCGGCCGCGCGACCGCGACCAGACTCGCCGCGCGTGGGCACCGGGTCGTCGGCGTCGACGTCGACGCCGAGGGATTGGCGTCGCTCCCGCCGACCGTCGAGACCCGCGTCGCCGACGTGACCGACGAGTCACGCGTCCGTGAGGTCCTCCCGTCGGACCTCGACGCGCTCGTCAACTGTGCCGCGACGTACGAACTCGGCGCGGTCGAGGACGCCGACTGGGACCGGGTGGAAGCGCAGTTCCGCGTCAACGTCTTCGGGACGCTCGCGGTCACCCGGGCGGCGCTCCCGCGTCTCCGGGAGAACGGTGGCCGAGTCGTCACGCTCTCGTCCGTGCTGGGCCGGGCGTCGCTCCCCCTCCACGGCGTCTACGCCGGGACGAAACACGCCCTCGAAGGGATCTTCGACGCGCTCCGCGCCGAACAGTCCGCCGTCGACGTCGTCCTCGTCGAACCCGGCGCGGTCGGGACTGGACTGAACGAGCGGGCGAAAGCCGCGCTTCGCGGGTACGACGACTCGCCCCACCGCGCGCTGTACGACCGCGTCGACGCCCGCTACGACCCCGGCGGCGTCCCGCCCGAACGGGTCGCCCGGGTGGTCGTCGACGCGGTCGAGTCGGCGTCGCCAGCCGCGCGCTACCCCGTCACTGGACAGGCGCGGCTCCTCCTCGCCTGCCGGGCGCTGCTGCCGGAACGCGTCTACGACCGCCTCGCGCTCGCCCGCGTCCGCAACCCGAGCGTGCTCCGCGCCGCCGCCGCCCTGCTCGTCGACGCCGGCCGCCGTGCGCTCCGCCGTCGGGAGTAG
- a CDS encoding gamma-glutamyltransferase family protein, producing MPAPDLDRFSSRRSTVYGSRGVVATSQPLAAEAGVELLRTGGNAFDAAVATAAALNVVEPMSTGLGGDVFALYRTADGDVGALRSCGGAPAAATLDAVREAVGGESDDGASMPFRGPHTVTVPGTARGWETTVDELGRLTLAECLAPAVRYATEGYPVSEVIAAQWDHGEDLFEDDARDAFLFDGHAPDVGQQIRLPALGRTLERIGEAGADVVYEGDVGEAIVDAVRSKGGFLSMDDLAAFEPEFVDPVSTTYNGCEVYELPPNNQGLVALEALNVASEVGAPEAEGVERLHLLAEATKLAFHDGHRYITDPDHEEMPPLNSRSWARQRATRIGPEATGDVSFLPRSRAEDADTVLLCVADDAGNVVSYINSLFAGFGSGLVAGETGIALQNRGASFSLDPDHPNRLAPGKRPFHTLIPGLLDFAPDDARDDWAAFGVMGGFMQPQGHVQVVSNLADRDLPVQRALDEPRWRYREDGTLAVEERLPGATKLARRGHDVRVLPPGQFGGAQLARNDDGTLSGATEPRKDGTVAPY from the coding sequence ATGCCGGCTCCGGATCTCGACCGTTTTTCGTCCCGTCGCTCGACCGTCTACGGCTCTCGTGGTGTCGTCGCCACCAGCCAGCCGCTCGCCGCCGAAGCTGGCGTCGAACTCCTCCGGACAGGAGGCAACGCCTTCGACGCCGCCGTCGCGACCGCCGCGGCACTGAACGTCGTCGAGCCGATGAGCACCGGCCTGGGCGGCGACGTCTTCGCGCTCTACCGGACCGCCGACGGCGACGTCGGCGCGCTCCGGTCCTGCGGCGGAGCCCCCGCCGCGGCGACCCTCGACGCGGTCCGCGAGGCGGTCGGCGGGGAGTCCGACGACGGCGCGTCGATGCCGTTCCGCGGGCCGCACACGGTGACCGTCCCCGGCACGGCCCGCGGGTGGGAGACGACGGTCGACGAACTCGGGCGACTGACCCTGGCGGAGTGTCTCGCCCCCGCCGTTCGGTACGCGACCGAGGGCTACCCGGTGAGCGAGGTCATCGCCGCCCAGTGGGACCACGGCGAGGACCTCTTCGAGGACGACGCCCGTGACGCGTTCCTGTTCGACGGTCACGCCCCCGACGTCGGCCAGCAGATCCGGCTTCCGGCGCTCGGTCGCACGCTCGAACGGATCGGCGAGGCGGGCGCGGACGTCGTCTACGAGGGCGACGTGGGCGAGGCGATCGTCGACGCCGTCCGGTCGAAGGGGGGCTTCCTCTCGATGGACGACCTCGCCGCGTTCGAGCCGGAGTTCGTCGACCCGGTCTCGACGACGTACAACGGCTGTGAGGTGTACGAACTCCCGCCGAACAACCAGGGGCTCGTCGCGCTGGAGGCGCTGAACGTCGCGAGCGAGGTCGGCGCGCCCGAGGCCGAGGGGGTCGAACGGCTCCACCTCCTCGCCGAGGCGACGAAACTCGCCTTCCACGACGGCCATCGGTACATCACGGATCCCGACCACGAGGAGATGCCGCCACTGAACTCCCGGTCGTGGGCGCGCCAGCGGGCGACTCGGATCGGCCCGGAGGCGACCGGGGACGTCTCGTTCCTGCCGCGGAGCCGCGCGGAGGACGCCGACACCGTCCTCCTCTGCGTGGCCGACGACGCGGGCAACGTCGTCTCGTACATCAACTCCCTGTTCGCGGGCTTCGGCTCCGGGCTCGTCGCGGGCGAGACGGGCATCGCGCTCCAGAACCGCGGTGCGTCGTTCTCGCTCGATCCCGACCACCCGAACCGGCTCGCCCCCGGCAAGCGACCGTTCCACACCCTGATCCCGGGGCTCCTCGACTTCGCGCCCGACGACGCGCGCGATGACTGGGCCGCCTTCGGCGTCATGGGCGGGTTCATGCAGCCGCAGGGACACGTCCAAGTCGTGTCGAACCTCGCCGACCGCGACCTGCCCGTCCAGCGTGCGCTCGACGAACCGCGGTGGCGCTACCGGGAGGACGGCACGCTCGCCGTCGAAGAGCGTCTGCCGGGGGCGACGAAGCTCGCCCGCCGGGGCCACGACGTCCGGGTGCTCCCGCCGGGCCAGTTCGGCGGGGCACAGCTCGCGCGGAACGACGACGGAACCCTCTCGGGGGCGACCGAGCCCCGCAAGGACGGCACCGTCGCGCCGTACTGA
- the trmY gene encoding tRNA (pseudouridine(54)-N(1))-methyltransferase TrmY, giving the protein MRQFVVTGHDAPTTADFSLDDLPSGAGRLDVLCRCVGAAFFLSHAIREDVRVHLVLADAFTVTFDGRELRRLNPDERSTAALVRAALQERDEAIGHIPAETSPGVSIRRVGFEQTLRDVASESTVVELHEDGTPVVDIDPPDDPAFVLSDHRDFSTAEADLLADLADERVRLGPRAIHADHAITVAHNYLDTAGYAQY; this is encoded by the coding sequence ATGCGACAGTTCGTGGTCACGGGACACGACGCGCCCACGACGGCCGACTTCTCGCTCGACGACCTGCCGAGCGGGGCTGGGCGACTCGACGTCCTCTGTCGGTGCGTCGGTGCCGCGTTCTTCCTCTCGCACGCCATCCGCGAGGACGTCCGAGTGCATCTCGTCCTCGCGGACGCCTTCACCGTCACGTTCGACGGCCGGGAGCTCCGGCGACTGAACCCCGACGAGCGGAGCACGGCCGCGCTCGTCCGCGCCGCCCTGCAGGAACGCGACGAGGCGATCGGGCACATCCCCGCCGAGACGAGCCCCGGGGTCTCGATCCGACGGGTCGGCTTCGAGCAGACGCTCCGGGACGTCGCCAGCGAATCGACGGTCGTCGAACTCCACGAGGACGGCACGCCGGTCGTCGACATCGACCCCCCAGACGATCCGGCGTTCGTCCTCTCGGACCACCGGGACTTCTCGACCGCCGAAGCCGACCTCCTCGCCGACCTCGCCGACGAGCGCGTCCGACTCGGGCCGCGGGCGATCCACGCGGACCACGCGATCACCGTCGCCCACAACTACCTCGACACCGCGGGCTACGCGCAATACTGA
- a CDS encoding nucleic acid-binding protein, protein MTLAAVSDAGPLIHLAEIDSLELLATFDTLLIPETVYKEVDTGGIPDGLADLSYELVEADESRVRDEELDAGERAAIAVAEERGVVLLTDDLAARKAASDAGIEVRGSIGVIALGYGRRLLDRDESASRMRALQQETSLFVTEAVVERGIQMLDEQ, encoded by the coding sequence GTGACACTCGCGGCTGTTTCTGATGCAGGGCCACTCATTCACCTAGCTGAAATCGATTCACTCGAACTGCTCGCGACGTTTGACACACTCCTCATTCCAGAGACGGTTTACAAGGAGGTCGACACCGGTGGTATTCCGGACGGATTGGCCGACCTCTCGTACGAACTCGTCGAAGCCGATGAAAGCCGGGTCAGGGATGAAGAGTTAGACGCCGGGGAACGCGCCGCGATTGCAGTCGCCGAAGAGCGGGGAGTCGTTCTCCTAACCGACGATCTCGCCGCCCGAAAGGCGGCATCCGACGCGGGTATCGAAGTACGCGGTTCTATCGGCGTCATCGCGCTCGGTTACGGCCGCAGATTGCTCGATAGAGACGAGTCGGCTTCCCGTATGCGGGCACTCCAGCAGGAGACGAGTCTCTTCGTGACCGAGGCGGTCGTGGAGCGCGGCATCCAGATGCTGGACGAACAGTAA
- a CDS encoding winged helix-turn-helix domain-containing protein codes for MRQLLWWLIGGSRGGRNRLRILRALNDQPRNTNQLSNDLNLNYKTVQHHLEILEESNIVITEGDNYGQMYFLSDRMMNNLDIMEDVAEQAGVGDDS; via the coding sequence ATGCGGCAGTTGCTTTGGTGGCTCATTGGTGGGTCTCGTGGAGGCCGCAATCGGCTTCGTATCCTCCGCGCACTCAACGACCAGCCACGAAACACCAATCAATTGTCGAATGACCTGAATCTGAACTACAAAACAGTGCAGCACCACCTCGAAATCCTCGAAGAGAGCAATATCGTGATCACGGAGGGTGACAACTACGGGCAGATGTACTTCCTCTCAGACAGAATGATGAACAACCTCGATATCATGGAAGACGTGGCGGAACAGGCCGGAGTTGGTGATGATTCGTAA
- a CDS encoding NAD(P)H-dependent oxidoreductase produces the protein MTNRTTPHVVAICGSLRDESRTRIATNVALIAADKAGATTEFVDLRSYDLPSLNAVNTEIPDAEALQKTISGADSVLLGTPNYHGSYSGTLKNALDYCGRDEFEGKTVGLLEVAAGEFPGSALTHLRTVSRTLRAWTLPTEVAVPNSHALITDDGISDSEIAERTRRLGQELVAYAGVSNHPEPNQQSVFHTTDCEADD, from the coding sequence ATGACAAACCGAACCACCCCACACGTGGTTGCAATCTGTGGCAGTTTGCGTGACGAAAGTCGGACACGTATCGCCACGAATGTAGCCCTCATAGCCGCAGACAAGGCAGGTGCGACGACGGAATTCGTAGATCTGCGGTCCTACGATTTGCCGAGTTTGAACGCTGTGAATACAGAGATCCCGGACGCTGAGGCCCTTCAGAAAACCATTAGTGGGGCTGATAGCGTCCTGCTCGGGACGCCCAATTACCACGGGTCCTACTCTGGAACACTCAAGAACGCGCTTGACTACTGTGGCCGTGACGAATTCGAGGGAAAGACTGTCGGTTTGCTTGAAGTCGCAGCGGGGGAGTTTCCTGGCTCGGCACTTACCCACCTTCGAACTGTCAGCCGAACGCTTCGTGCCTGGACCTTACCGACGGAGGTTGCGGTTCCCAACTCGCACGCACTGATCACCGACGATGGTATCAGCGACTCCGAGATCGCCGAGCGGACGCGCCGATTGGGGCAAGAACTCGTTGCTTATGCAGGCGTGTCGAATCATCCGGAACCGAACCAACAGTCAGTTTTCCATACAACCGACTGCGAGGCAGACGACTAA
- a CDS encoding NADP-dependent oxidoreductase — protein sequence MKAIQLTETDGTDALTYESVPRPKPDNDELLVRVHAAGVNPLDWLICRGILPELRDEPLPWIPGWELSGVVESVGADVTKFEPEDAVCGMVRLPGAGGTFAEYTTMTVDEVTAKPPSLSHTEAAGLPMAGQTAFHALYQASELDAGQRVLVHAAAGGVGHIAVQFATNTGAHVIGTASGRNEQFLRGLGIDEFVNYREERFEDVIDDVDIVLDAIGGEVLERSVEVAQSGGLIVTLPDQPAADTIERFQAEHDVAVQFFDVLTESDPATLQSVTDRVEGGVLEPTISGSYPLSEAQEALDKSADGHVRGKLVLDLTAE from the coding sequence ATGAAAGCGATTCAGCTCACAGAAACCGACGGAACAGACGCGCTGACTTACGAAAGTGTTCCACGTCCAAAGCCTGACAACGACGAACTACTAGTGCGCGTACACGCGGCTGGCGTGAATCCACTGGACTGGCTCATCTGCCGTGGCATCCTCCCGGAGTTACGCGACGAACCGCTGCCGTGGATTCCCGGCTGGGAACTCTCGGGCGTCGTCGAATCTGTTGGGGCGGACGTAACGAAGTTCGAACCGGAAGACGCCGTTTGTGGCATGGTTCGGTTGCCTGGTGCTGGCGGAACGTTCGCTGAATACACCACGATGACTGTGGATGAAGTCACAGCAAAGCCGCCGTCACTCTCGCATACCGAGGCTGCGGGCCTTCCGATGGCAGGCCAGACTGCCTTTCACGCGCTGTATCAGGCGAGCGAACTTGATGCTGGGCAACGCGTTCTCGTCCACGCCGCCGCCGGTGGTGTCGGCCATATAGCCGTCCAGTTCGCAACGAATACCGGTGCACATGTGATTGGTACTGCATCCGGGCGAAACGAACAGTTTCTCAGAGGCCTCGGTATCGATGAATTTGTCAACTACCGAGAGGAGCGGTTTGAGGACGTTATCGACGATGTCGATATTGTGTTGGATGCCATCGGTGGTGAGGTGCTCGAACGGTCGGTTGAGGTTGCCCAGTCAGGGGGCCTGATTGTCACACTTCCTGATCAGCCGGCAGCGGATACTATCGAACGATTCCAAGCCGAACACGACGTTGCAGTCCAGTTTTTCGATGTGCTTACCGAGTCAGACCCGGCGACACTTCAGTCGGTGACTGACCGGGTTGAGGGAGGGGTTCTCGAACCCACTATCAGTGGCAGCTATCCACTCTCCGAGGCACAGGAGGCACTCGATAAGAGTGCAGACGGCCATGTACGCGGGAAGCTGGTGCTTGATTTAACGGCCGAATGA
- a CDS encoding DUF7351 domain-containing protein, whose amino-acid sequence MNRLEAMELAEESEHCLRPAEAFALIGDETRVAILEALWQIDEQPAEFTTLYEMTETDNSAQFNYHLDQLTGHFVCKRDDGYELRTAGKRVIQAVVEGSFNAHPDIEPFETGDQCTQCSGSLVATYAEEKLAISCPACGRTHGQYSFPPGGLIGRDEQAILSAFNQRVRHLHCLARDGVCPKCSGQMKTRVARGDDCFLDSDLRAEYTCKQCQHSLCSPIGLVPLQP is encoded by the coding sequence ATGAATCGGCTTGAGGCCATGGAACTTGCTGAGGAATCGGAGCACTGTCTCAGGCCAGCCGAAGCGTTCGCGCTCATTGGGGACGAAACGCGAGTCGCAATCTTAGAAGCACTCTGGCAGATCGACGAACAGCCAGCGGAGTTCACCACACTCTACGAGATGACTGAGACAGACAATAGTGCCCAGTTCAATTACCACCTAGACCAGCTAACCGGGCATTTCGTCTGCAAACGCGATGACGGATACGAACTCCGGACTGCCGGGAAGAGAGTTATCCAAGCCGTGGTCGAGGGGTCGTTCAATGCCCACCCTGATATTGAGCCGTTCGAAACCGGGGATCAGTGTACCCAGTGTAGTGGATCACTCGTGGCGACATACGCCGAGGAGAAACTCGCGATAAGCTGTCCCGCCTGTGGTCGTACACATGGACAGTACTCGTTCCCGCCGGGTGGGTTGATCGGTCGCGACGAACAGGCCATCCTTTCTGCGTTCAACCAACGGGTGCGACATCTACATTGCCTCGCCAGAGATGGTGTCTGTCCCAAATGCAGTGGCCAGATGAAGACACGAGTCGCCCGGGGGGACGACTGCTTTCTCGATTCCGATCTTCGCGCCGAATATACCTGTAAGCAGTGCCAGCATAGCCTCTGCTCTCCAATTGGGCTAGTGCCGCTTCAGCCCTGA
- a CDS encoding IS630 family transposase (programmed frameshift): MPRTKQYVVDLSADERAELEAMLAAGTHKTRVLTRARCLLHADDGLTDKQVSQAVGCHPGTVGRIRKRYVEDGLAAINRREADRVYERKLDGREEAHLIALACSDPPEGRSRWSLHLLAEHLVALNEIDVESISHETVRQVLKKHGLHPHRSESWVIKPEHNAAFVCRMEDLLDLYHEPYDPVRPVVCFDESNKALHKHVRDPLPARPGAVARYDYTYERNGTRNLFMMSEPLVGWRHVEVTKRRRKQEFVQQMQTLSDEHYPDAECIRVVLDNLDTHKAYAFYEFLPPKEARRLLGKLEFHFTPKHGSWLNMAEIEFSALTTECLDRRIPDAATLRAEVAAWERTRNEDNSAIDWQFTTEDARIKLRQLYPTNHA; encoded by the exons ATGCCACGAACCAAACAGTACGTTGTCGATCTGTCTGCCGATGAACGAGCTGAACTCGAAGCGATGCTAGCGGCTGGAACGCACAAAACACGCGTTCTCACGCGTGCACGGTGTCTCTTGCACGCCGATGACGGCTTGACTGACAAGCAGGTCAGTCAAGCCGTCGGCTGTCACCCCGGCACGGTTGGACGCATTCGGAAACGGTACGTGGAGGACGGCCTTGCGGCGATTAATCGCCGCGAGGCCGACCGTGTCTACGAGCGTAAACTCGATGGGCGCGAAGAAGCTCACCTCATCGCATTGGCCTGTAGCGACCCACCAGAAGGACGCTCTCGCTGGTCGCTTCACCTTCTAGCCGAACACCTCGTTGCCCTCAACGAGATCGACGTCGAGTCGATCTCTCACGAAACCGTCCGACAGGTGCTAAAAAAACACG GGCTACACCCTCACCGATCAGAATCGTGGGTGATCAAACCCGAACACAACGCCGCGTTTGTCTGTCGGATGGAAGACCTCCTCGACCTCTACCACGAACCGTACGACCCAGTTCGTCCTGTCGTCTGCTTCGACGAGAGTAACAAAGCGCTTCACAAGCACGTCCGTGACCCGCTCCCGGCCCGTCCGGGAGCGGTCGCTCGGTACGACTACACCTACGAACGAAACGGCACACGGAACCTCTTCATGATGAGTGAACCGCTCGTTGGCTGGCGACACGTCGAGGTGACAAAACGCCGTCGCAAGCAAGAATTCGTCCAGCAGATGCAGACACTTTCCGATGAGCACTACCCGGATGCCGAGTGCATCCGGGTGGTGCTCGACAACCTCGATACGCACAAAGCCTACGCGTTCTACGAATTTCTCCCACCGAAGGAAGCACGCCGTCTGCTTGGGAAGCTAGAGTTCCATTTCACGCCCAAACACGGTAGCTGGCTCAACATGGCCGAAATAGAGTTCAGCGCACTCACTACCGAATGCCTCGATCGTCGTATTCCCGACGCAGCGACCCTCCGTGCGGAGGTAGCTGCGTGGGAGCGCACTCGAAATGAGGATAACTCGGCCATCGACTGGCAGTTCACCACCGAGGACGCACGTATCAAACTCCGTCAGCTATATCCAACAAATCACGCTTGA
- a CDS encoding DUF7351 domain-containing protein gives MRITRPSTGSSPPRTHVSNSVSYIQQITLEAALVLLDESAVISFYRDHGLDLRATPYWRLDWCVSDDYTTVQSNDPWEIAVSIVHNADTLTVTLNRNLAVTDIKRDTPRSVS, from the coding sequence ATGAGGATAACTCGGCCATCGACTGGCAGTTCACCACCGAGGACGCACGTATCAAACTCCGTCAGCTATATCCAACAAATCACGCTTGAAGCGGCACTAGTTCTCCTTGACGAGTCAGCGGTTATCTCGTTTTACCGAGACCACGGTCTCGATTTGCGGGCGACACCATACTGGCGGCTGGACTGGTGTGTGAGTGACGACTACACCACTGTCCAGTCGAACGACCCATGGGAGATTGCTGTTTCGATCGTTCACAATGCTGACACACTTACTGTCACTCTCAATAGGAATCTCGCCGTCACGGATATCAAACGGGATACGCCACGCTCTGTGTCCTGA
- a CDS encoding TIGR00341 family protein — MLIPRGRREAVLHALDEAGIDYALSEEVGRAEYEAHVSFPLPTSAVEPVLSRLRDAGVEEDGFTVVLSAETVVSKNFERLRTNYTALALSRPELIARAEEMAPALSTFVVMTIVSAVVATTGLLSNSAAVIIGAMIIAPVMGPAISAAVGSVLYEPKLFRRGVGLQLFGVALAIVSALAFSVLLKETLLVPPGFDPLSVPQVQERLAPNVLSLVLAIGAGVAAVFSLTRGVSSVLVGAMIAVALVPPAATVGIGVAWNEPLAVFEAGTLLLVNVLAVNLVALGLLWVSGYRPVVADRVGTARKTTIRLVGVIAVSLVLLSLVLVLTSALSLVDAEFESNLHEEVERTLADEEYRGARLVEADVDVSPLRSVLFNQMVEVTVVVDTRDGLPPEGLAEGLRTTIRDEQGFDAIVRIETVDAAFPSDDADERRRVALGALAPSGRSAI, encoded by the coding sequence GTGCTTATTCCGCGCGGACGTCGTGAAGCGGTCCTCCACGCGTTGGACGAGGCGGGGATCGACTACGCACTCAGTGAAGAGGTCGGCAGAGCGGAGTACGAGGCACACGTCTCGTTTCCGCTGCCGACGAGCGCGGTGGAGCCGGTGTTGAGCCGACTCCGTGACGCGGGCGTCGAAGAAGACGGCTTCACCGTCGTGCTCTCCGCGGAGACGGTCGTCTCGAAGAACTTCGAGCGCCTCCGGACGAACTACACGGCCCTCGCGCTCTCCCGTCCGGAGCTCATCGCGCGGGCCGAGGAGATGGCCCCCGCGCTCTCGACGTTCGTCGTGATGACGATCGTGAGCGCCGTCGTCGCGACGACGGGCCTCCTGTCGAACTCCGCGGCCGTCATCATCGGCGCGATGATCATCGCACCCGTCATGGGACCCGCGATCTCCGCCGCCGTCGGGAGCGTCCTGTACGAACCGAAACTGTTCCGGCGGGGCGTCGGCTTGCAGCTGTTCGGCGTGGCGCTCGCCATCGTGAGCGCACTCGCCTTTTCGGTGCTCCTCAAGGAGACGCTCCTCGTCCCGCCCGGGTTCGACCCACTGAGCGTCCCGCAGGTGCAAGAGCGACTCGCGCCGAACGTGCTCTCGCTCGTCCTCGCCATCGGGGCCGGCGTCGCCGCCGTCTTCAGCCTCACCCGGGGCGTGTCGTCGGTGCTCGTCGGCGCGATGATCGCCGTGGCGCTCGTCCCGCCGGCGGCTACGGTCGGCATCGGGGTCGCGTGGAACGAGCCGCTCGCGGTGTTCGAGGCCGGGACGCTCCTGCTCGTGAACGTCCTCGCCGTGAACCTCGTCGCGCTCGGGCTCCTGTGGGTCAGTGGCTACCGCCCGGTCGTCGCAGACCGGGTGGGAACGGCACGGAAGACGACGATCAGACTCGTCGGCGTCATCGCCGTCTCCCTCGTGCTGTTGAGCCTCGTGCTCGTCCTCACCAGCGCGCTCTCGCTCGTCGACGCGGAGTTCGAGTCGAACCTGCACGAGGAGGTCGAGCGCACCCTCGCCGACGAGGAGTACCGCGGCGCACGGCTCGTCGAGGCGGACGTGGACGTCTCGCCGCTCAGATCGGTACTGTTCAACCAGATGGTCGAGGTGACCGTCGTCGTCGATACACGCGACGGCCTCCCGCCGGAGGGGCTGGCAGAGGGACTCCGGACCACGATCAGAGACGAGCAAGGCTTCGACGCCATCGTCAGAATCGAAACCGTCGACGCCGCCTTCCCGTCGGACGACGCCGATGAGCGCCGACGAGTCGCACTCGGCGCGCTGGCTCCGTCGGGCCGGTCTGCGATCTGA
- a CDS encoding cupin domain-containing protein, whose product MTGNSDVVVIGPADVRAVAGTSRPTVETVVESDGFALCRTRLAGTSSWHHHGERTAYGVVLDGRGRIEFGPDPGESVDVGPGEFFVVPPGVVHREVATDDAQAALVGFAGEGPLVVDAARPRRRPSVRPRVAGDDDLSSAGTLQNVTRLTPFPDSPVQQVRGHAAGAVESSRVGTTTATTTSSATSPRARGTCSGGLDRASGNSSGRASGSTSRRPSSTAT is encoded by the coding sequence ATGACCGGGAACTCCGACGTGGTGGTGATCGGACCAGCGGACGTGCGCGCGGTCGCGGGAACCTCGCGGCCGACGGTCGAGACCGTGGTCGAGAGCGACGGCTTCGCGCTCTGTCGGACCCGGCTCGCCGGGACGTCGTCGTGGCACCACCACGGCGAACGGACCGCCTACGGCGTCGTCCTCGACGGACGCGGACGGATCGAGTTCGGTCCCGACCCCGGGGAGTCCGTCGACGTTGGCCCGGGGGAGTTCTTCGTCGTCCCTCCGGGAGTGGTCCACCGCGAGGTCGCGACCGACGACGCGCAGGCCGCGCTCGTCGGGTTCGCCGGCGAGGGGCCGCTCGTCGTCGACGCGGCTCGTCCCCGGAGACGACCGTCAGTGCGGCCGCGCGTCGCCGGCGACGACGACCTCTCCTCGGCGGGAACACTGCAGAACGTCACCCGGCTGACCCCCTTCCCCGACAGTCCGGTCCAGCAGGTGCGGGGTCACGCCGCCGGCGCGGTCGAGTCGAGTCGAGTTGGCACCACCACGGCGACAACCACGTCTTCGGCTACGTCGCCGCGGGCGAGGGGTACATGCAGTGGGGGATTGGACCGAGCGAGCGGGAACTCGTCGGGACGGGCGAGTGGTTCCACCTCTCGCCGGCCGTCGTCCACCGCGACGTGA
- a CDS encoding universal stress protein, producing the protein MYDDILLPTDGTESMDDVYAHTLDLARRHDATVHVLYVVDDRAFLTLAPDLVDDVVGELEGEGDEATAAALNRLAAGDVETTAVLRRGSPAEEIIAYVEEAGIDIVTMGTHGSNYRQNMVGSVSARVVADAPVPVLTVNINGNGDGDSDDDRE; encoded by the coding sequence ATGTACGACGATATCCTGCTTCCGACGGACGGGACCGAGTCGATGGACGACGTCTACGCCCACACGCTCGATCTCGCCCGACGCCACGACGCGACGGTCCACGTCCTCTACGTGGTCGACGACCGCGCCTTCCTGACGCTCGCGCCCGACCTCGTCGACGACGTGGTCGGCGAACTCGAAGGCGAGGGCGACGAGGCGACCGCCGCCGCGCTCAACCGACTCGCGGCGGGCGACGTCGAGACCACGGCCGTCCTCCGTCGCGGGAGCCCCGCGGAAGAGATCATCGCCTACGTCGAGGAGGCCGGGATCGACATCGTCACCATGGGAACCCACGGCTCGAACTACCGACAGAACATGGTCGGGAGCGTCTCGGCACGGGTCGTCGCCGACGCCCCCGTCCCCGTCCTGACGGTGAACATCAACGGTAACGGCGACGGCGACAGCGACGACGACCGCGAGTAA